From one Myxococcota bacterium genomic stretch:
- a CDS encoding MerR family transcriptional regulator encodes MRIQQLAQRSGVPLSAIKFYIREGLLPRGDTSAPNQASYGPTHLERLALISTLREVAGLSVGDIREVLRQIRKKRSPDPVGAALVAISPLPDRQRSEEEDAEFERVRREVEELVLSLDWVPDAAHAYPRHLPVDRLTDAILQLRRHVDPAYPVARLRDFAGAMWELSEHAYRGFEGRAPDPDEDLVEATRFGLVGILLLEPVVVHLLRSALVMRWMASERGEP; translated from the coding sequence TTGCGCATTCAGCAGCTGGCTCAGCGGAGTGGCGTGCCGCTCTCGGCGATCAAGTTCTACATCCGCGAGGGTCTGCTTCCGCGCGGCGACACGTCTGCGCCCAACCAGGCGAGCTACGGCCCCACCCACCTCGAGCGCCTCGCGCTGATCTCCACCCTGCGTGAGGTCGCGGGCTTGTCGGTCGGCGACATCCGCGAAGTGCTCCGACAGATCCGCAAGAAGCGCAGCCCGGACCCGGTGGGTGCGGCGCTGGTCGCGATCTCGCCGCTGCCCGATCGACAGCGGAGCGAGGAAGAGGATGCCGAGTTCGAACGCGTGCGGCGCGAGGTGGAAGAGCTCGTGCTGTCCCTCGACTGGGTTCCCGACGCGGCGCACGCGTACCCGCGACATCTTCCGGTGGACCGACTCACCGACGCGATCCTCCAGCTCCGACGCCACGTCGACCCGGCCTATCCCGTCGCGCGTCTGCGAGATTTCGCGGGCGCGATGTGGGAGCTCTCGGAGCACGCCTACCGCGGGTTCGAAGGGCGTGCGCCCGACCCCGACGAGGACCTGGTGGAGGCCACGCGTTTCGGCCTCGTCGGCATTCTGTTGCTGGAACCGGTGGTGGTGCACCTGCTGCGCAGCGCGTTGGTGATGCGCTGGATGGCGAGTGAGCGCGGGGAGCCGTAG
- a CDS encoding Coq4 family protein, giving the protein MLLLSVLAALWMRLSPPHPVQWGRAVRAIRAMQRDPERSDLIFELNAALAGDDVERQFQFFLAEPDAPELLRRRPSLLALLSDFSRLRALPPDTLGHAYLRLMEANGRTADGLRRESEKVASYLRLSPGAERRWYTERVHCVHDLLHVLTGYGQDPAGEAALLAFYDGWNAQRRRVRVVRFGMITSLLSGPRATWLRAARFSLWARRRGKDARIPLSFAWESALPRPLDEVRAALRIDAPRRAHPEGVLQGGVDTPWRAIPFSEAPPVR; this is encoded by the coding sequence ATGCTGCTCCTTTCCGTACTCGCCGCGCTCTGGATGCGTCTCTCCCCACCACACCCGGTCCAGTGGGGCCGCGCGGTTCGCGCGATCCGCGCCATGCAGCGCGACCCCGAGCGGTCCGACCTGATCTTCGAACTGAACGCGGCCCTGGCCGGGGACGACGTCGAGCGCCAGTTCCAGTTCTTCCTGGCCGAACCCGATGCGCCGGAGCTCCTGCGGCGACGCCCTTCCCTGCTGGCGCTCCTCTCCGACTTCTCGCGTCTCCGCGCTTTGCCGCCCGACACGCTCGGGCATGCGTATCTACGCCTGATGGAAGCGAACGGTCGGACGGCCGACGGGTTGCGTCGCGAGTCCGAGAAGGTCGCTTCCTATCTTCGGCTCTCGCCGGGTGCCGAACGGCGCTGGTACACCGAGCGCGTCCACTGCGTGCACGACCTGCTCCACGTCCTGACCGGGTACGGACAAGACCCGGCGGGCGAAGCGGCGCTGCTGGCCTTCTACGACGGATGGAATGCCCAGCGCCGACGCGTGCGGGTGGTGCGCTTCGGGATGATCACGTCGCTGCTGTCGGGTCCGCGCGCGACCTGGCTCCGGGCAGCGCGGTTCTCGTTGTGGGCCCGCCGCCGAGGAAAGGACGCGCGGATCCCGCTCTCCTTCGCCTGGGAGTCAGCGCTACCCCGCCCCCTCGACGAGGTGCGGGCCGCGCTGCGCATCGACGCCCCCCGGCGCGCGCACCCGGAAGGCGTGCTGCAGGGCGGAGTCGATACGCCGTGGCGCGCGATTCCGTTCTCGGAAGCTCCACCTGTGCGCTGA